A stretch of the Saprospiraceae bacterium genome encodes the following:
- a CDS encoding redoxin domain-containing protein, whose translation MASINEAIRSMHTTDGETVYQKSLKQDVILVFLRHFGCTFCREALEELHDLFNGHKFDKNCLILVHMSTEDIACKYFERYGLSSVPRVSDPACFFYKEFGLLKGTFNQLFGFRSWLRGIEAGLIKGHGFGTQLGDGFQMPGVFIIQNGQITNEFRHKFPSDKPDYLKLMACPQAQ comes from the coding sequence ATGGCTTCCATCAATGAGGCAATTCGTAGCATGCATACAACGGATGGTGAAACCGTTTATCAAAAATCACTTAAACAAGATGTAATTCTTGTGTTTTTGAGGCATTTTGGATGTACATTTTGCCGGGAAGCACTTGAGGAATTGCATGATTTATTCAACGGACATAAATTTGACAAGAATTGTTTAATTCTGGTGCATATGTCAACTGAAGACATAGCTTGTAAGTATTTTGAGCGATATGGCTTGAGTTCTGTTCCTCGTGTTTCAGATCCTGCTTGCTTCTTCTATAAGGAATTTGGTCTATTAAAAGGCACGTTTAATCAATTATTTGGATTTCGGTCCTGGTTAAGAGGAATTGAAGCCGGCTTGATTAAAGGCCATGGTTTTGGCACCCAATTAGGCGATGGATTTCAAATGCCCGGAGTTTTTATTATCCAAAATGGTCAAATCACGAATGAGTTTCGACACAAATTTCCTTCAGATAAACCAGATTACTTAAAATTAATGGCTTGTCCACAAGCACAATAA
- a CDS encoding methionyl-tRNA formyltransferase: MRVLFMGTPEFAIPSLDAIHREHTIVAVITSPDKPAGRGHQLQVSAVKSYCLNHEIPLLQPKNLKSEKFLNQVKRLNPDINVIVAFRMLPLSLIHLPKFGSVNLHASLLPQYRGAAPIQRAIMAGETKTGLTVFRLAHEIDTGDLVNSLELPIGSDETGGELHDRMAQAGAPLLIKSLKEIESNTANYKTQNDEQASAAPKIFKEDCQIDWTKSTAVIYNLIRALIPYPCAWFNEKGKMYKIHKASKINQSHTLVPGEWLIETDSLKIACTDGFIQIFEIQAEGKRKVTAKEFINGLQNRDIKKLE, translated from the coding sequence ATGCGCGTACTATTTATGGGAACACCAGAGTTTGCAATTCCATCATTAGATGCGATTCATCGCGAACATACAATAGTCGCTGTCATTACATCACCCGACAAACCTGCTGGCAGAGGCCATCAATTGCAGGTATCCGCTGTAAAATCCTACTGCCTAAATCATGAGATACCTCTTTTACAGCCAAAAAACCTTAAATCTGAGAAATTTCTAAATCAGGTCAAAAGACTTAATCCAGATATCAACGTCATCGTTGCATTTCGAATGTTGCCACTTTCACTCATTCACTTACCAAAATTTGGATCTGTAAACTTGCATGCTTCCCTTCTTCCTCAATATAGGGGAGCTGCACCAATTCAACGGGCGATCATGGCCGGAGAAACAAAAACGGGTTTAACCGTTTTTAGGTTAGCGCATGAAATTGATACCGGGGATCTAGTTAATTCGCTGGAATTGCCAATCGGTTCCGATGAGACAGGTGGCGAATTGCATGATAGAATGGCCCAGGCAGGTGCCCCCCTTTTGATAAAAAGTTTAAAAGAAATAGAATCCAATACTGCTAATTATAAAACACAGAATGATGAACAAGCCAGCGCGGCTCCAAAAATATTCAAAGAAGATTGTCAAATTGACTGGACAAAATCGACCGCAGTTATTTACAATTTAATTCGGGCACTTATACCCTATCCTTGCGCATGGTTTAATGAAAAGGGAAAGATGTATAAAATTCACAAAGCATCAAAAATAAATCAGTCCCATACCTTAGTTCCCGGAGAATGGCTTATAGAAACTGATTCATTAAAAATAGCATGTACAGATGGATTTATACAAATATTTGAAATTCAAGCAGAAGGTAAACGCAAAGTCACAGCCAAAGAATTTATAAACGGATTGCAAAATCGAGACATTAAAAAACTGGAATAG
- the mdh gene encoding malate dehydrogenase — protein sequence MNKVTVIGAGNVGATVANVLAHKDFIREIVLVDIKAEMAIGKALDTWQQAPVDYYSSRLIGTQDYQLTADSDIVVITAGLPRKPGMSRDDLISTNAAIVNSVTTSVLKYSKNPIIIVVSNPLDVMTYAAYKVAGLHENKVIGMAGILDTARYRAFLAEALDVSPKDIQAILMGGHGDSMVPLPRLTTVSGIPVTELLAMDKLQAIVDRTKQGGGELVKLMGTSAWYAPGAAAAQMVEAIAKDEKRIFPCCVKLNGQYGLKDVFVGVPVKLGKNGVEQIIELKLSPEETALLHQSALEVKSTMDVYDNLPPVVS from the coding sequence ATGAATAAAGTTACCGTTATCGGAGCCGGAAATGTTGGTGCAACTGTTGCCAATGTTTTGGCACACAAGGATTTTATCCGGGAAATTGTATTGGTGGATATAAAAGCTGAAATGGCGATTGGAAAAGCCCTGGATACCTGGCAGCAGGCACCTGTTGATTATTATTCCAGTAGGTTAATAGGAACTCAGGATTATCAATTAACCGCAGATTCTGATATTGTCGTCATAACTGCCGGTTTACCTCGTAAACCCGGAATGAGTCGGGATGATTTGATTAGTACAAACGCCGCAATTGTTAATTCAGTAACGACATCCGTATTAAAGTATTCAAAAAATCCGATTATCATAGTAGTTTCTAATCCTTTGGATGTCATGACCTATGCAGCTTATAAAGTAGCCGGATTGCATGAAAACAAAGTGATTGGAATGGCAGGCATTTTGGATACAGCCCGCTATCGTGCCTTTTTAGCAGAAGCTTTGGATGTAAGTCCAAAAGACATTCAGGCAATTTTAATGGGTGGTCATGGAGATTCTATGGTGCCTTTACCCAGATTAACTACGGTTTCGGGCATTCCTGTGACAGAATTATTGGCTATGGATAAACTTCAGGCTATTGTTGATCGGACAAAGCAGGGAGGAGGAGAATTGGTAAAATTAATGGGGACTTCAGCCTGGTATGCGCCAGGTGCTGCAGCAGCCCAAATGGTTGAGGCAATCGCAAAAGATGAAAAACGCATTTTTCCATGTTGTGTTAAGCTAAATGGCCAATATGGATTAAAAGATGTTTTTGTGGGGGTTCCTGTAAAATTGGGCAAAAATGGGGTAGAGCAAATAATAGAGCTAAAATTAAGTCCGGAAGAAACCGCTTTATTACATCAATCCGCATTAGAAGTCAAGTCTACTATGGATGTATATGACAATTTACCTCCGGTAGTTTCTTAA
- the xseA gene encoding exodeoxyribonuclease VII large subunit, which translates to MEQFSLSKLNLYIRRVIAVNFQDPVWINCELLNVKQKSGHIYLELIEKDDNNQIIAQSSAVIWKTAVASIQKNNPFDLFQILVEGNQVLLNVTIDYNARYGLKLIVQDLDGTYTLGKIIQGKIKIIERLKSELLWQKNKNSTLPCAIKNISLITSSDSAGCKDFLNHLIQNHFGFTFKIKKYEAAMQGAHTVNQICNAFELIKKENKFKSDLVVIIRGGGSKHDLLEFDDYLISKAISECPYPVFTGIGHFIDESLADLSAFSALKTPTAVADEILHINQQFEMGLISTYQEICNYALAKKNNYKTSLASIETNLISTTRRILFDQQSKGNELRHNIEMCKNKLLNKYHMLFIEIQGCLDLNDPDKILSKGYSLVYRNGKLVQTIENLNAGDLVDTKLINGTFKSRITDIWPQKS; encoded by the coding sequence TTGGAGCAATTTAGTTTAAGCAAGCTTAATCTTTATATACGGCGAGTTATTGCTGTAAATTTCCAGGATCCGGTTTGGATTAATTGTGAATTACTAAATGTTAAGCAAAAATCAGGACATATATACCTTGAATTAATTGAAAAAGATGATAACAATCAAATCATCGCCCAATCTTCTGCTGTAATTTGGAAGACTGCCGTTGCCTCAATTCAAAAGAATAATCCGTTTGATTTATTTCAAATCTTAGTTGAAGGCAATCAGGTATTGCTGAATGTTACCATCGATTACAACGCACGTTACGGTTTAAAACTGATTGTTCAGGATCTGGATGGAACTTACACATTAGGCAAAATAATTCAAGGTAAAATTAAAATAATCGAGCGGTTAAAATCCGAACTTCTTTGGCAAAAAAATAAAAACAGCACATTGCCTTGTGCAATTAAAAATATTTCTCTAATCACAAGCTCAGACAGTGCTGGGTGCAAAGACTTTTTAAATCATTTAATTCAGAATCACTTTGGCTTTACTTTTAAAATAAAAAAATACGAAGCGGCCATGCAAGGGGCCCATACAGTCAATCAAATTTGTAATGCATTTGAGTTAATCAAGAAAGAAAATAAATTTAAATCAGATCTTGTAGTAATAATTCGTGGAGGTGGCTCAAAACACGATTTATTGGAATTTGATGATTATCTTATCTCAAAAGCTATTTCTGAGTGCCCCTACCCTGTTTTTACAGGCATTGGTCATTTTATTGATGAATCATTAGCAGATCTTTCTGCTTTTTCAGCCTTAAAAACTCCAACAGCCGTTGCTGATGAAATTCTTCACATCAATCAACAGTTTGAAATGGGTCTTATTTCAACTTATCAGGAAATTTGCAATTATGCTCTTGCGAAAAAGAATAATTATAAAACATCACTGGCCTCCATTGAGACCAATTTAATTAGCACGACTCGCAGAATTCTATTTGACCAGCAAAGCAAAGGGAATGAACTCCGCCACAATATTGAAATGTGTAAAAACAAATTACTTAATAAATATCACATGCTCTTTATTGAAATTCAGGGATGTTTGGATTTAAATGATCCTGATAAAATATTAAGCAAAGGGTATAGTCTGGTTTATAGAAATGGAAAGTTAGTTCAAACAATAGAAAACTTAAACGCCGGGGATTTGGTTGATACTAAATTAATTAATGGTACTTTTAAAAGTAGAATCACAGATATATGGCCACAAAAAAGTTAA
- the sucC gene encoding ADP-forming succinate--CoA ligase subunit beta: protein MNLHEYQGKELLNRFNIRTQKGYVASNPEEALENYNRIVLESNANFAVVKAQIHAGGRGKGGGVKLAKSKEELIQYSSDILGMHLKTPQTPGGMTGPGKLVTKILITEDSYVPKFDQCKEYYFSILTDRNSQQNVIIYSPMGGMDIEKVAEETPELVFKEFVDACLGLQDFQCRKIAFNLGLSGKAFKEMLGFTKSLYQAFVNLDCSLIEINPTLKNGHDEIVAVDCKLVMDDNALYRHADIEAMRDESEEDPTEIEAKAFNLNYVKLDGNVGCMVNGAGLAMATMDIIKLSGGNPANFLDVGGTADASRVEQAFRIILKDPAVKAILVNIFGGIVRCDRVAQGIVDAYKNMKDINIPIIVRLQGTNAEIAKKIIDDSGLEVHSAIQLQEAADLIKNVLKL, encoded by the coding sequence ATGAATTTACACGAATATCAGGGAAAAGAATTATTGAATCGCTTTAACATTCGAACACAAAAAGGATATGTCGCATCAAACCCTGAAGAAGCTTTAGAAAATTATAACAGAATTGTTTTAGAAAGTAATGCAAATTTTGCTGTTGTTAAAGCACAAATCCATGCAGGGGGTCGCGGTAAAGGCGGAGGAGTTAAATTGGCGAAATCAAAAGAAGAGTTAATCCAATATTCATCCGACATTTTGGGAATGCATTTGAAAACACCTCAAACGCCCGGAGGAATGACCGGTCCAGGTAAATTAGTCACCAAGATATTGATCACTGAAGACTCCTATGTTCCTAAATTTGATCAATGTAAAGAATACTATTTTTCTATTCTTACAGATCGTAATTCGCAACAGAATGTAATTATTTATTCTCCAATGGGAGGAATGGATATTGAAAAAGTTGCGGAGGAAACTCCAGAGCTTGTATTTAAAGAGTTTGTTGATGCATGTTTAGGTTTACAAGATTTTCAATGTCGAAAAATAGCTTTTAATCTTGGTTTAAGCGGCAAAGCTTTTAAAGAGATGTTAGGTTTTACAAAGTCACTTTACCAAGCCTTTGTGAATTTAGATTGCAGTTTAATTGAAATTAACCCAACTCTTAAAAATGGCCATGATGAAATTGTTGCGGTTGATTGCAAATTGGTGATGGATGATAATGCACTTTACAGACATGCCGATATTGAAGCCATGAGAGATGAATCTGAAGAAGATCCTACAGAAATTGAAGCCAAAGCTTTTAATCTGAATTATGTTAAATTAGATGGCAATGTGGGTTGTATGGTCAATGGAGCCGGCTTAGCCATGGCTACGATGGATATCATTAAATTATCTGGTGGCAATCCTGCAAATTTTCTTGATGTTGGTGGAACTGCCGATGCAAGTCGGGTCGAACAAGCTTTTAGAATCATATTAAAAGATCCGGCGGTTAAAGCTATACTGGTTAATATTTTTGGAGGCATCGTCCGTTGCGATCGAGTAGCGCAAGGTATTGTTGATGCGTATAAAAATATGAAAGACATAAATATTCCTATTATTGTTCGACTGCAAGGAACCAATGCTGAAATTGCAAAGAAAATCATTGACGATTCAGGATTAGAAGTTCATTCAGCTATTCAATTGCAAGAAGCAGCTGATTTAATAAAAAATGTATTGAAACTTTAA
- a CDS encoding T9SS type A sorting domain-containing protein, producing MNRILFVFLIGFLIPISDFAQELGKCGTGLHENISIRDRMFANRETFKDQIIQRSGAPYYIPVTYWMVAKADGSGRITIKNVIENLCAINKIYESLNMVFYLKAANSINNSFIYDDPSSTLGKAYINQYMLSNKNAVNIFVGNIANASSPGVLAFYTGDGDYIVCGKLHVGPNGTTLAHEIGHFFSLPHTFIGWEETDYLTVSNNCTTPPPISIFYRGNEVKTEYVDRAKPGTNGKLHCNQSADGFCDTPADYNLGFGFQGPGCVYTGCAKDPDNVKLDPNEANLMSYFLDCIKDFSEEQKAAITKDYLSTGRSYLKSPVYSPKPDVTDAVNYITPTGSIPPLGYDTVRFDWDDVPNADKYIFEIAENIGFNINNKLFLLSHSDTVLYNLKKNANHYWRVTPYNSNSFCVVSKISNFRTPSWTVANENIELSGLTVYFRQYEENKISLIIHSENNQSLQMQLFSTDGQGISNTNFKVQTGTNYFELDNLQAGIYFYRISDLTGKFNSGKFIKL from the coding sequence ATGAATAGAATTTTATTTGTCTTTTTGATAGGATTTTTGATCCCAATCAGCGATTTCGCCCAGGAATTGGGAAAATGTGGCACCGGTTTGCATGAAAACATCAGCATTCGCGACCGGATGTTTGCAAATAGAGAAACATTTAAAGATCAGATAATCCAAAGAAGTGGGGCTCCTTATTACATTCCGGTTACTTATTGGATGGTTGCCAAAGCAGATGGAAGCGGCCGAATCACAATTAAAAATGTAATTGAAAACCTGTGTGCAATCAATAAAATTTATGAATCGCTGAATATGGTTTTCTATTTAAAAGCTGCCAATTCAATTAATAATTCATTTATTTACGATGATCCCAGCAGCACATTGGGTAAGGCATATATCAATCAATATATGTTGTCTAATAAAAATGCAGTTAATATTTTCGTCGGAAACATAGCAAATGCCAGTTCACCCGGGGTTTTGGCTTTTTATACTGGCGATGGAGATTATATTGTGTGTGGTAAATTGCACGTTGGACCCAACGGGACGACGCTAGCCCATGAAATTGGCCATTTCTTTTCCTTGCCACATACTTTTATAGGTTGGGAAGAAACTGATTATCTTACTGTGTCTAATAATTGTACCACCCCACCTCCCATTTCCATTTTTTATAGAGGCAATGAAGTTAAAACAGAATATGTGGATCGTGCGAAACCGGGCACCAACGGAAAATTACATTGCAATCAATCAGCTGATGGATTTTGTGATACCCCAGCAGATTACAATCTCGGCTTTGGATTTCAAGGACCTGGCTGTGTCTATACAGGTTGTGCAAAAGATCCGGATAATGTTAAATTGGATCCGAATGAAGCTAATTTAATGAGTTACTTTTTGGATTGTATTAAAGACTTTTCAGAAGAACAAAAAGCAGCTATTACAAAAGATTATTTATCTACTGGTAGAAGCTACCTTAAAAGCCCTGTTTATTCACCTAAGCCTGATGTTACAGATGCTGTCAATTATATAACACCAACCGGCAGCATTCCCCCATTGGGTTATGATACCGTTAGATTTGATTGGGATGATGTACCGAATGCAGATAAATATATATTTGAAATTGCCGAAAACATTGGATTTAATATCAACAATAAATTGTTTTTATTGTCTCATTCTGATACCGTTTTGTATAACCTAAAAAAGAATGCAAATCATTATTGGCGCGTTACTCCTTATAATTCAAACAGTTTTTGTGTCGTATCTAAAATTTCCAATTTCAGAACACCATCCTGGACTGTGGCAAATGAAAATATTGAACTTTCAGGATTAACTGTTTATTTCAGACAATATGAAGAAAATAAAATTTCTTTAATCATTCATTCGGAAAATAACCAATCACTGCAAATGCAGTTATTTTCAACCGATGGACAAGGAATTAGCAATACTAACTTTAAAGTACAAACGGGTACAAATTATTTTGAATTAGATAATTTACAAGCTGGTATTTATTTCTATAGAATTTCCGATCTTACTGGAAAATTTAATTCTGGTAAATTCATAAAATTATAA
- a CDS encoding ABC transporter ATP-binding protein: MNLLDVKNVTLGFNNASGYSKTLDSVNFEIPENSILGIVGESGSGKTLTALSILQLLDPSAQFSSGEILFQENGQITDLAKLNEKEIRSFRGRKIGMVFQEPMSSLNPLLSCGFQVSEGLRAHKMGNAAEIRDRVMHCFDLVGLKDLDRIYKSYPFQLSGGQLQRVLIALAISCSPKLIIADEPTTALDVSLQKHIIDLLKKLNTELNISILFISHDLNVIKKLCNDVLVMYKGQIIERGPVDVVFSHPQQDYTKALIKARPPLNKRLNRLLTKESISENKLPDDQDSLFSSISVEQIENDLTKLFQHDKLIQLEHVHVKYPLKSGFFGYNKQEFHAVNDVNFTIYEGEVLGLVGESGSGKSSVGKAILNLAPVSEGIIKYRSSQINNLNKQEWKLLRKDMQLIFQDPYSALDPKQTIGDAILEPILVHNLFPNRRMAIQRVYELLVKVGLQEDQYNRYPHQFSGGQRQRICIARALALEPKFLVCDEPVSALDVSVQAQILNLLKDLRDEFKLSMLFITHDMAVVRFIADRIAVMNSGKIVEYGNCEQVINHPKHEYTRELIDAIPVF; the protein is encoded by the coding sequence GTGAATTTGTTAGATGTAAAAAATGTAACTCTGGGTTTTAATAATGCAAGCGGTTATTCCAAAACCCTTGATTCTGTTAACTTTGAAATTCCAGAGAACTCCATATTAGGTATTGTAGGGGAATCTGGATCCGGCAAGACATTGACAGCACTCTCCATTTTACAATTACTGGATCCTTCTGCCCAATTTAGTAGCGGTGAGATTTTATTTCAAGAAAATGGACAAATCACTGATTTAGCTAAGTTAAACGAAAAGGAAATCAGGTCATTCAGAGGGCGTAAAATTGGCATGGTTTTCCAAGAACCCATGTCGTCTCTAAATCCCTTATTAAGTTGCGGGTTTCAGGTTTCTGAAGGTCTTAGGGCTCACAAAATGGGAAATGCAGCAGAAATTAGAGATCGGGTAATGCATTGTTTTGACTTAGTCGGTTTAAAAGATCTGGATCGGATATACAAATCTTATCCTTTTCAATTATCCGGCGGACAACTCCAAAGAGTTTTAATTGCACTCGCCATTAGTTGCAGTCCAAAATTAATCATTGCGGACGAGCCAACCACGGCACTGGACGTAAGCTTGCAAAAGCATATTATCGATCTGTTAAAAAAACTAAACACCGAACTAAATATATCCATTTTATTTATAAGTCATGATTTGAATGTAATCAAGAAATTGTGTAATGATGTTTTGGTAATGTATAAGGGCCAAATTATTGAGCGGGGTCCCGTAGATGTTGTTTTTAGTCATCCACAACAAGACTATACAAAAGCTTTAATTAAAGCCAGACCTCCATTAAATAAAAGACTAAATAGATTGTTGACCAAAGAATCTATTAGCGAAAATAAATTACCAGATGATCAAGATTCACTTTTTTCATCAATTTCTGTAGAACAGATTGAAAATGATTTAACAAAACTATTTCAACATGATAAGTTGATTCAATTAGAGCATGTACATGTTAAGTACCCATTAAAATCTGGCTTTTTTGGATATAATAAGCAGGAATTTCATGCTGTAAATGATGTGAATTTTACAATATATGAAGGTGAAGTATTGGGTTTAGTTGGCGAATCAGGAAGTGGGAAATCATCTGTTGGGAAAGCAATTTTAAATTTAGCCCCTGTTTCAGAGGGAATCATTAAATATCGAAGCAGTCAAATAAATAATTTAAACAAGCAAGAATGGAAATTGCTGCGTAAGGATATGCAATTAATATTTCAGGATCCATATTCTGCATTAGACCCAAAGCAAACGATAGGTGATGCTATACTCGAGCCAATTTTAGTTCACAATCTTTTTCCAAACAGGCGAATGGCTATCCAACGTGTTTATGAACTTTTAGTAAAAGTAGGTTTGCAGGAAGACCAATATAACAGGTATCCACATCAGTTTTCCGGGGGTCAAAGACAGCGGATCTGTATAGCGAGAGCTTTAGCACTTGAGCCTAAATTTCTGGTGTGCGATGAACCCGTGTCAGCATTAGATGTTTCAGTTCAGGCGCAAATTCTAAATCTATTAAAAGATTTACGCGATGAATTTAAATTATCCATGTTGTTTATTACACATGATATGGCTGTTGTTAGATTTATAGCCGATCGGATTGCTGTTATGAATTCCGGCAAAATTGTTGAATACGGCAATTGTGAGCAAGTAATTAACCACCCAAAACATGAATATACCAGGGAATTAATTGATGCTATTCCAGTTTTTTAA
- the xseB gene encoding exodeoxyribonuclease VII small subunit, giving the protein MATKKLNYNDAMEQLQVLYTQLKEDKIPLENLPEEIRKARGLLQYCQELLRSIEQEIEPKE; this is encoded by the coding sequence ATGGCCACAAAAAAGTTAAATTACAACGATGCCATGGAGCAATTGCAGGTTCTCTATACCCAACTTAAGGAAGATAAAATTCCACTTGAAAACTTACCTGAGGAAATACGCAAGGCAAGAGGGCTTCTCCAATACTGCCAGGAACTGCTAAGGTCAATAGAACAGGAAATCGAGCCTAAAGAATAA
- a CDS encoding LptF/LptG family permease, with the protein MLIKGFIPPFFISFFMALFVLVMQVFWLYIDDILGKGAGIFVILEFLFYLSFSLTPLALPIGVLMAGVFLFGNLGEQYELSSMKSAGISLFRIMLPVMLLALFVALFSWICSDYIIPRSNLKYLSRLHDLKRQKPTLGLDEAVFNDDFYGYTIRIGHKSSNGNDISDILIYDHSKFENSGEKTTISAASGKMYVTDEEKYMVMVLQHGTVYQDPGRRNSSGSELPYIRTSFNELTKVFDLSEFQLDRTDEDLFKNDKRMKNSQQLRQEIDSIGRTLNRKNHDLLTTLSLDRILNNKKDTITKSSPFTHFYSKQNLALLDSLICDYETKGTDLFKPLSTKIIQNVEINLERRNTFVKETRQIKVQKAKFEYELFIKYSLAVVCLLFIFVGAPLGAIVRKGGYGYPFIICILVFAAYILLNTFCKRLTEGLKIPTVWAAWLPCIILTIPGIFITWSAMRDRNAWDDIKLFSRRLTKLLWSSKTQ; encoded by the coding sequence ATGTTGATAAAAGGCTTTATACCGCCTTTTTTCATATCATTCTTCATGGCCTTATTCGTTTTGGTTATGCAGGTTTTTTGGCTTTACATTGATGATATCTTAGGCAAAGGAGCCGGTATTTTTGTTATTTTAGAATTTCTATTTTACCTGAGTTTTTCATTGACCCCATTGGCTTTGCCTATTGGTGTGTTAATGGCAGGGGTTTTTTTATTTGGGAATTTAGGGGAGCAATATGAACTGTCCAGTATGAAGTCAGCTGGAATCTCATTGTTTCGCATTATGCTGCCTGTAATGCTTTTAGCACTATTTGTAGCCCTTTTTTCATGGATTTGTTCTGATTATATAATCCCAAGATCAAATCTTAAATACCTAAGCCGTTTGCATGATCTTAAACGCCAAAAACCCACCTTGGGATTGGATGAAGCTGTGTTTAATGATGACTTTTATGGTTATACCATTCGAATCGGGCACAAGAGTTCTAATGGTAATGATATTTCAGATATTTTGATTTACGATCACAGTAAATTTGAAAATTCCGGTGAAAAAACTACAATATCTGCAGCATCTGGAAAGATGTATGTTACGGATGAGGAAAAATATATGGTTATGGTTTTACAGCACGGGACCGTTTACCAGGATCCTGGCAGGCGGAATTCTTCAGGATCGGAACTTCCCTACATTCGAACTTCATTTAATGAATTGACAAAGGTTTTTGATTTGAGTGAATTCCAATTAGATCGAACGGATGAAGATTTGTTTAAGAATGATAAACGAATGAAGAATAGTCAGCAGTTAAGACAAGAAATTGACAGTATTGGTCGTACACTCAATCGAAAAAACCATGATTTGCTTACCACCTTGTCCCTTGACCGAATTCTAAATAATAAAAAAGATACCATTACTAAATCGAGTCCGTTTACACATTTTTACTCTAAGCAAAATCTTGCCTTGCTTGATAGCTTGATCTGTGATTATGAAACCAAAGGAACAGATCTATTTAAGCCTTTGTCAACAAAAATTATTCAAAATGTTGAAATCAATCTTGAACGCAGAAATACGTTTGTTAAGGAGACTCGTCAAATTAAAGTACAAAAAGCAAAATTTGAATATGAACTTTTTATTAAGTACTCGCTGGCAGTAGTGTGTCTTTTATTCATATTTGTAGGTGCGCCTTTAGGCGCTATTGTCAGAAAAGGCGGCTATGGCTATCCTTTTATTATTTGTATACTGGTTTTTGCTGCTTATATTCTTCTTAATACGTTTTGTAAACGATTAACCGAAGGTTTAAAAATCCCAACTGTATGGGCGGCATGGTTGCCTTGCATTATTCTCACGATTCCAGGAATTTTTATTACCTGGTCAGCAATGCGTGATCGCAATGCCTGGGATGATATTAAGCTTTTTAGTCGTCGTTTAACCAAGCTTCTCTGGAGCTCCAAAACACAATAA